One Mangrovimonas cancribranchiae DNA segment encodes these proteins:
- a CDS encoding ComEC/Rec2 family competence protein, with translation MKLLDFVIVRLLLVLIIGISAGVFLNISNHLTYLILGLSFSLFILTYFISKHLFKKTIWFGLISYFTTFFLGMATVNFHNEKMSQNHYVHLIKTNRNEVSTVTFKIREVLKPGAYYNKYIANVLTINDKPVIGKILLNVAKDSIQNNAIHVDAVYTSRTSLKQINEPLNPFQFNYKEYLEKSYVYHQIFSSNKNLIKLDTLHKTSIYGIAYKIRRQINKQLKHYEFNQDVLAITNALLLGQRQHINKDIYTNYTHAGAVHILAVSGLHVGIVLLILNFVLRLLEYLKQGKFIKIIVILLCLWSFAIIAGLSASVVRAVTMFTAVAISINLRKPTNIYNILAISAFILLLVKPLFLFDVGFQLSYLAVIAIVAFQPVFYNLYTPKWAFDKLMWNVITVSFAAQLGVAPIALFYFHQFPGLFFISNIVIIPFLGCILALGILIIFFALVNINIPLLPDIYSWLISQINKLVAWVAKQEAFFFDDISFEFPQVIATYLLIVVSYFLITSKNKSNLVIPFLISVLILQLTFLYEKYHTSTHEFIVFHKSRHSIIGKKSNDLLTINHNLKSEAIKTQKFLKNYRVGAHISMTEYDSINPIYQINDQLLLIVDSIGVYNTKTLIPDIILLRNSPKINLTRLIDSIKPKLIIADGSNYKSYVARWKTTCKKQKLPFHYTYEKGAFILKHQPKINY, from the coding sequence ATGAAGTTGCTAGATTTTGTTATTGTAAGATTACTTCTTGTACTAATTATAGGTATTTCTGCAGGTGTTTTTCTAAACATCTCTAATCATCTTACATATCTAATTCTTGGTTTAAGTTTCTCTCTTTTCATACTAACTTATTTCATTAGCAAACATTTATTTAAGAAAACTATTTGGTTTGGCTTAATAAGCTATTTCACAACGTTCTTCCTAGGGATGGCTACAGTAAACTTTCATAATGAAAAAATGTCGCAAAATCATTATGTTCACCTAATAAAAACTAATCGCAACGAAGTTTCTACAGTAACATTTAAAATTAGAGAAGTACTTAAACCAGGAGCCTATTACAACAAATACATCGCTAATGTTCTTACTATTAACGACAAACCAGTTATTGGTAAAATACTACTTAATGTTGCAAAAGATAGCATACAAAATAACGCTATACATGTTGATGCCGTTTATACCTCAAGAACCAGCTTAAAACAAATTAACGAACCATTAAATCCATTTCAATTTAACTATAAAGAATATTTAGAAAAATCGTACGTATACCATCAAATATTTAGTAGTAATAAGAATCTTATAAAGCTTGACACATTACACAAAACATCTATTTATGGTATCGCTTACAAAATAAGGCGACAGATAAATAAACAACTTAAACACTATGAATTTAACCAAGACGTACTCGCTATAACCAATGCCCTTTTGTTAGGACAACGACAACATATTAATAAAGACATTTATACTAATTACACCCATGCTGGCGCAGTTCATATTTTAGCTGTTTCTGGATTACATGTTGGTATCGTTTTACTTATTTTAAATTTTGTTTTACGCCTATTAGAGTATTTAAAACAGGGAAAATTTATTAAAATAATAGTTATTTTATTGTGTTTATGGAGTTTTGCTATAATTGCAGGATTATCGGCTTCTGTTGTGAGAGCTGTTACTATGTTTACGGCTGTGGCAATTTCTATAAACTTGAGAAAACCCACTAACATTTACAATATTTTAGCTATCTCGGCTTTTATTTTACTTTTAGTAAAACCCCTATTTTTATTTGATGTTGGTTTTCAATTAAGTTACTTAGCCGTTATTGCTATTGTAGCATTTCAACCTGTTTTTTACAACCTCTATACACCAAAATGGGCTTTTGATAAACTTATGTGGAACGTTATTACCGTTTCATTTGCAGCACAACTAGGCGTTGCGCCAATTGCTTTGTTTTATTTTCATCAATTTCCAGGGCTGTTTTTTATTTCAAACATTGTAATTATTCCGTTTTTAGGATGTATTCTAGCCCTTGGCATTTTAATTATATTTTTTGCTTTAGTAAACATTAATATCCCGCTATTGCCCGACATATATAGTTGGCTTATTTCCCAAATAAATAAGTTAGTGGCTTGGGTAGCTAAACAAGAAGCCTTCTTTTTTGATGATATTTCTTTTGAATTTCCTCAAGTTATTGCAACGTATTTACTAATCGTGGTTTCTTATTTCCTAATTACTTCAAAAAACAAATCTAACTTAGTTATCCCTTTTTTAATAAGCGTGTTAATATTACAACTAACGTTTCTCTACGAAAAATACCACACAAGCACCCATGAGTTTATTGTGTTTCATAAAAGCAGACATAGTATAATAGGAAAAAAGTCGAATGATTTGCTAACCATTAATCACAACCTAAAATCAGAAGCCATCAAAACGCAAAAGTTTCTTAAAAACTACCGGGTTGGTGCACATATTTCTATGACAGAATATGATTCCATAAATCCTATTTATCAAATAAATGACCAACTACTTCTTATTGTTGATAGCATAGGAGTTTACAACACTAAGACACTAATTCCTGATATTATTTTACTAAGAAACTCGCCTAAAATAAACTTAACTCGTTTAATAGACTCGATTAAACCCAAACTTATTATTGCAGATGGTAGCAATTACAAGTCTTATGTGGCACGCTGGAAAACAACCTGTAAAAAACAAAAACTCCCTTTCCATTATACTTATGAAAAAGGAGCTTTTATTTTAAAACATCAACCTAAAATTAATTACTAA
- a CDS encoding C40 family peptidase, with the protein MKNTFYLLCIVALTLVSCKSTKGTKVVTKKSKHTTTKNSSPKTTTTTSSKTYTASTSSNTTINNIIAEAETYHGVRYKYGGNTKRGMDCSGLVTTAFKSEDILLPRTTSSLSTHGNWIDLKDVQKGDLLFFATRKNSRKVNHVGIVTNTRPGYVEFIHSTTSRGVITSKLSEKYWYFAFVQARRVL; encoded by the coding sequence ATGAAGAACACATTTTACCTGTTGTGTATTGTGGCACTTACTTTAGTTTCCTGTAAGTCAACCAAAGGCACCAAAGTAGTTACAAAAAAAAGTAAGCATACAACTACTAAAAATAGCTCTCCCAAAACAACTACGACTACTTCATCTAAAACTTATACAGCTTCTACAAGCTCGAATACAACTATAAATAATATTATAGCTGAAGCCGAAACTTACCATGGAGTTAGGTATAAATATGGCGGTAACACAAAACGCGGCATGGATTGTTCTGGGCTTGTTACTACAGCTTTTAAAAGTGAAGATATTCTATTACCAAGAACAACCTCTAGTTTATCTACTCATGGCAATTGGATTGATTTAAAAGATGTCCAAAAAGGCGATTTACTCTTTTTTGCGACAAGAAAAAATAGTCGTAAAGTTAACCACGTAGGGATTGTAACAAATACGCGACCAGGTTATGTGGAGTTTATTCACTCTACGACTAGTCGTGGTGTTATTACGTCTAAGCTTTCTGAAAAATATTGGTATTTTGCTTTTGTACAAGCCAGACGCGTCCTATAA
- a CDS encoding thioredoxin fold domain-containing protein, whose amino-acid sequence MRTHITILIVSLLFVGNLWAQEINWVSLEEAVELQKKNPKKIILDAYTKWCGPCKMLDRNTFSNKDVAAYINEHYYAVKFNAEGNEEITFKDNTFTNPNYDPAKANRRNSPHQLSRYFSIRSYPTLVFLDENANLLAPIIGYKTPQQLELYLKLFKDNKHTDMNTQEKFNAYYKAFKPEFSN is encoded by the coding sequence ATGAGAACACATATTACAATTCTAATCGTTTCACTACTGTTTGTCGGGAATCTTTGGGCACAAGAAATTAATTGGGTGTCTTTAGAAGAGGCTGTAGAACTTCAAAAGAAAAATCCAAAAAAAATCATTTTAGATGCTTATACCAAATGGTGTGGTCCATGTAAAATGTTAGATAGAAACACCTTTAGCAATAAAGATGTTGCTGCCTATATTAATGAACATTATTATGCGGTAAAGTTTAATGCCGAAGGAAATGAAGAGATAACGTTTAAGGACAACACATTTACAAACCCTAATTACGATCCTGCAAAAGCCAACAGACGTAATTCACCGCATCAATTATCACGATATTTTAGTATAAGGTCGTATCCAACATTGGTATTTCTTGATGAAAATGCCAATTTGTTAGCGCCAATTATTGGCTATAAAACGCCACAACAATTAGAGTTGTATTTAAAACTATTTAAAGACAATAAGCATACCGATATGAATACGCAAGAAAAATTTAATGCGTATTATAAAGCATTTAAACCTGAGTTTAGTAATTAA
- the lpxB gene encoding lipid-A-disaccharide synthase, which yields MKYYIIAGEASGDLHGSNLMKALLKQDVNAEFRFWGGDLMQNVSDNLIKHYKDLAFMGFVEVIMNLRTITKNLSFCKKDIEAYHPDVIIFIDYPGFNLRIAKWAKALGYKTHYYISPQIWAWKENRIKAIKRDIDEMYVILPFEKDFYEKKHGFPVHFVGHPLIDAISNRTQIDEYDFRAKHELNEKPIIALLPGSRKQEIKKMLSVMLDVSNDYPNYQFVIAGAPSQDYEFYKPFLKKSNVHFVSNRTYDLLSVSTAALVTSGTATLETALFKVPEVVCYKGSWISYQIGKRLVKHIKYISLVNLIMDKEVVTELIQNDFNKKRLKAELDLILDDYERTKFFINYYELEKKLGGKGASKKTAQLIYEKIS from the coding sequence ATGAAGTACTACATTATTGCAGGCGAAGCTTCGGGAGATTTACATGGCTCCAACCTAATGAAAGCATTACTTAAACAAGATGTTAATGCCGAGTTTAGGTTTTGGGGTGGCGACTTAATGCAAAATGTAAGCGACAACTTAATCAAACATTATAAAGATTTAGCGTTTATGGGGTTTGTAGAAGTTATTATGAACCTAAGAACCATAACCAAAAATCTGTCGTTCTGTAAAAAAGATATTGAAGCATATCATCCAGATGTTATTATTTTTATTGATTATCCAGGATTTAATCTTCGTATTGCTAAATGGGCTAAAGCCTTAGGCTACAAAACACACTATTACATTTCACCTCAAATTTGGGCATGGAAAGAAAACAGAATTAAAGCCATTAAAAGAGATATTGATGAAATGTATGTGATTCTTCCGTTTGAAAAAGACTTTTACGAGAAAAAACATGGGTTTCCTGTTCATTTTGTTGGTCATCCATTAATAGATGCTATTTCCAATAGAACTCAAATTGATGAATACGATTTTCGCGCGAAACACGAATTAAACGAAAAGCCCATCATCGCTTTACTACCCGGAAGCCGGAAGCAAGAAATTAAAAAAATGCTCTCGGTTATGCTTGACGTTAGTAACGACTATCCAAACTATCAATTTGTTATTGCTGGAGCTCCAAGTCAAGACTACGAGTTTTACAAACCATTTCTTAAAAAATCTAATGTCCACTTTGTTTCTAACAGAACTTACGATTTATTAAGTGTTTCCACAGCAGCCTTAGTAACTTCTGGAACGGCAACTTTAGAAACGGCCTTATTTAAAGTTCCCGAAGTTGTTTGCTATAAAGGTAGTTGGATTTCATATCAAATTGGAAAACGATTGGTTAAACACATTAAATACATTTCTTTAGTTAACCTTATTATGGATAAAGAAGTGGTTACCGAGTTAATTCAAAACGACTTTAATAAAAAACGATTAAAAGCTGAACTTGATCTTATTTTAGACGACTATGAGCGCACTAAGTTTTTTATAAACTATTATGAGCTTGAGAAAAAATTAGGCGGAAAAGGCGCCAGTAAAAAAACAGCTCAACTCATCTACGAAAAGATTTCTTAA